A genomic window from Colletotrichum destructivum chromosome 7, complete sequence includes:
- a CDS encoding Putative enoyl-CoA hydratase/isomerase, ClpP/crotonase-like domain superfamily has protein sequence MAQKPAFATPPPAVPDVDISFPRPHVLLITLNRPRHLNSIPSELHYTLASLYDWYDAEPSLRCAVLTGTGRAFCAGADLKEWNVRNTSGKPPTPSSVGADPTPVVVTPSDALGNPGDKWRPSAGFGGLSNRGGKKPVIAAVNGLCLGGGMEMIINADLVYASTKAKFGLPEVTIGVIAVAGALPRLIKSVGRQRASEMALMGRSDYTPEQMLAWGLVNQVVPPDSLMETALGAAETIARNSPDSVIVSREGLKSGWEPMGPGEATAVVDQGIYRLMEAGENMTEGVKSFVEKRKPVYKDSKL, from the coding sequence ATGGCCCAGAAGCCAGCCTTCgcaacccctcccccggcgGTCCCGGACGTCGACATCTCCTTCCCCCGGCCCCATGTCCTGCTCATCACCCTCAACCGGCCCCGCCACCTCAACTCCATCCCTTCAGAGCTCCATTACACCCTCGCGAGCCTCTACGACTGGTACGACGCCGAGCCGTCCCTCCGCTGCGCCGTCCtcaccggcaccggccgcgccttctgcgccggcgccgacctgAAGGAGTGGAACGTCCGCAACACGTCCGGcaagccgccgacgccgtcctccgtcggcgccgacccgacccccgtcgtcgtcacgcCCTCCGACGCCCTGGGCAACCCGGGCGATAAGTGGCGCCCGTCGGCCGGCTTCGGGGGCTTGTCGAACCGCGGCGGCAAGAAGCCCGTCATCGCGGCCGTGAACGGGCTCTGCCTGGGCGGTGGCATGGAGATGATCATCAACGCCGACCTGGTGTACGCCTCGACCAAGGCCAAGTTCGGGCTGCCCGAGGTCaccatcggcgtcatcgccgtcgcgggcgcCCTGCCGCGGCTCATCAAGTCCGTCGGCCGGCAGCGGGCGTCCGAGATGGCCCTCATGGGCCGGTCCGACTACACGCCCGAGCAGATGCTCGCCTGGGGCCTCGTGAACCAGGTCGTGCCGCCGGACTCGCTGATGGAGACGGCgctgggcgccgccgagacgatTGCGCGGAACTCGCCCGACTCGGTCATCGTCTCGAGAGAAGGGCTCAAGAGCGGGTGGGAGCCAATGGGCCCCGgggaggcgacggcggtggtcgACCAGGGCATCTACCGTCTGATGGAGGCTGGGGAGAACATGACGGAGGGGGTCAAGAGTTTCgtcgagaagaggaagcccGTTTACAAGGACAGCAAGTTGTAG
- a CDS encoding Putative major facilitator, sugar transporter, major facilitator superfamily, whose protein sequence is MTILVGRPLNWAITATAGSGFLLFGYDQGVMSGLLTGYAFTRTFPEIDTTNGGGGSSSLQGTVVAIYEIGCFFGAIFCLLVGERLGRRRCIMIGCVVLSIGAALQAAAFGIPQMIVGRIVAGLGNGMNTSTIPVWHSELMKADNRGRGLAIELAINIFGVALSYWVDYGMSFIANDAQFRFPLALQIFFAVVTFLGVLVLPESPRWLIAHDRHDEARHVLWAVERDARSISETEPKLERNLAEIQTAIREEREAANAGSFRMMFKNGDQKFFYRTMLGIGGQFMQQLSGINLITYYAPVIFQESVGMTHSLSLLLAGFNGIAYFFSSLIPIWIIDRLGRRKLMLFAAAGQCACMAVLAGTVSNGSVPAGIVAIVMLFLFNFFFAVGLLAIPWLLPAEYAPLAIRTRAAALATASNWIFTFLVVEITPVSIRNIGWRTYVYFCVFNAFFVPLIYFFYPETQNLSLEQIDRLFTGGKVQLYWKASMGTPGEGGTGVVDEKDSESGSGKVLRVENKEDSPN, encoded by the exons ATGaccatcctcgtcggcagGCCCCTCAACTGGGCCATcacggccaccgccggctccggcttcCTCCTTTTCGGCTACGACCAGGGCGTCATGTCCGGCCTGCTCACCGGCTACGCCTTCACCCGCACGTTCCCCGAGATCGACAccaccaacggcggcggcggcagctcctcGCTGCagggcaccgtcgtcgccatctACGAGATCGGCTGCTTCTTCGGCGCCATCTTCTgccttctcgtcggcgagcgcctcggccgccgccgctgcatCATGATCGGCTGCGTCGTCCTcagcatcggcgccgccctgcaggccgccgcctTTGGTATCCCGCAGATGATTGTGGGCCGCATTGTCGCTGGTCTCGGGAACGGAATGAACACGAGCACCATCC CCGTGTGGCATTCGGAGCTGATGAAGGCGGACAACCGAGGCCGTGGTCTCGCCATCGAACTGGCCATCAACATCTTTGGCGTTGCCCTGAGTTACTGGGTTGACT ACGGTATGAGCTTcatcgccaacgacgccCAGTTCCGCTTCCCTCTTGCCCTGCagatcttcttcgccgtcgtcaccttcctcggcgtcctcgtcctccccgaGTCGCCCCGGTGGCTCATCGCCCACGACCGCCACGACGAGGCCCGCCACGTCCTCTGGGCCGTCGAGCGCGACGCCCGCTCCATCAGCGAGACCGAGCCCAAGCTGGAGCGCAACCTGGCCGAGATCCAGACCGCCATCcgcgaggagcgcgaggccgccaacgccggcagcTTCCGCATGATGTTCAAGAACGGCGACCAAAAGTTCTTTTACCGCACCATGCTGGGTATCGGAGGCCAGTTCATGCAGCAGCTAAGCGGTATCAACTTGATCACATAC TACGCCCCCGTCATCTTTCAAGAGTCCGTCGGCATGACGCACAGCCTCTCcctgctcctcgccggcttcaacggcatcgcctatttcttctcctccctcatCCCCATCTGGATcatcgaccgcctcggccgccgcaaGCTCAtgctcttcgccgccgccggccagtgCGCCTGCatggccgtcctcgccggcaccgtctcCAACGGCAGCGTGcccgccggcatcgtcgccatcgtcatgctcttcctcttcaacttcttcttcgccgtcggcctgctcgccatcccctggctgctgccggcCGAGTACGCGCCCCTGGCCATCCGCacccgcgccgccgcgctcgccACGGCCTCCAACTGGATCTTCaccttcctcgtcgtcgagatcacCCCCGTCAGCATCAGGAACATTGGCTGGCGCACCTACGTCTACTTCTGCGTCTTCAACGCCTTCTTCGTGCCCCTCATCTACTTCTTCTACCCGGAGACCCAGAACCTCAGCCTCGAACAGATCGACCGCCTCTTCACGGGCGGCAAGGTGCAGCTGTATTGGAAGGCGAGCATGGGCACCCCGGGCGAGGGGGGGACgggtgtcgtcgacgagaaggactCGGAGTCGGGCTCGGGAAAAGTCCTCCGTGTTGAGAACAAGGAAGACTCCCCTAATTGA